The genome window TGGCGCCGGAGGAGGCTGCGGGTCCTCCTCCTCCGGCGGCGGTTGCGGCTGCGGCTAGGCTACGGCTTGCCGCCGGCGCCGTGGCCCGGGGGCATGGCGGGCGTCCCGGCGGGGGCGGGCGGCTCGATGCCGAGCAGCTCGACCTCGAAGAGGAGCGCGGCGCCGCCCTTGATCTTCGGGGGTGACCCCCGGTCGCCGTAGGCGATGGCCGAGGGGCAGACCAGCTTGGCCTTCCCGCCGACCTTCATCTTCTGCACGCCCTCGGTCCAGCAGGGGATGACGCGGTTGAGCGGGAAGGTCGCCGGCTGGCCGCGCTCCACGGAGCTGTCGAAGGTCGAGCCGTCGCGCAGCGTGCCGACGTAGTGCACCTTGACGGAGTCGGTCGCCTTCGGGGACTCGCCCGTCCCCTCCTGGACCGGGATGTAGACCAGGCCGGAGGCGAGCTTCTCGGCGCCCTTCTCCTTGCCCATCTTCTCGACGAACTTCTCGGCCTCCTTCTTCTCGCCCTCCGCGACGGCCTGTGCCCGCGCCTGCGCGAGCTGCTGGATCTTCTGGCG of bacterium contains these proteins:
- a CDS encoding FKBP-type peptidyl-prolyl cis-trans isomerase produces the protein MRRSALVALALSLALAAPSRAATPALETDDQKTAYALGMAVAQNLEQFTLSAAELDLVVAGIRDGLAGKGQFDPMTYRQKIQQLAQARAQAVAEGEKKEAEKFVEKMGKEKGAEKLASGLVYIPVQEGTGESPKATDSVKVHYVGTLRDGSTFDSSVERGQPATFPLNRVIPCWTEGVQKMKVGGKAKLVCPSAIAYGDRGSPPKIKGGAALLFEVELLGIEPPAPAGTPAMPPGHGAGGKP